A single region of the Methanobacterium sp. genome encodes:
- a CDS encoding heavy metal translocating P-type ATPase: MANKAKKAEIKVSGMSCATCALNIEKSLKNVEGVDEAKVNFGTERATVEYNPEKVKLSELENAVETAGYGVINEKVVIKIGGMTCAMCVKAIEDGLGRLDGISSVNVNLSSEKAYVNYNPRMVTVEDMKNTIEDIGYQYLGIEGEETEDLEEKVRIQDLKDKRNRMIVGFGVSIPLLLIMFFNVPLPIHMPYFMLIVSIIPFIYVSYPIFTAAYRAIKNRALNMDVMYSMGIGVAFASSILGTFNIVLTPEFMFYETALMLAAFLTLGRYLETRAIGRTSTAIKKLVGLQPKTAAVIRENRETEIPIEDVQIDDIVIVKPGEKIPTDGEVIEGESYVDESVITGESIPVIKNKGKSVIGGTFNQNGVLKFKTTKVGKDTVLSQIIKLVEDAQGSRPPVERIADKAVTYFIPTVLTIAIIAFSIWYFVYGSTLLLALTVLISILVIACPCALGLATPTAVTVGIGRGAELGILIKDGSALETSEKITSILFDKTGTLTKGKPEVTDIISAGSESANLLKYTASVERNSQHPLAKAIVKKAQEEGINPLEGKNFDTLGGKGVFGTIDGQKILVGNRALLKDKNIEITDEEEAQILKLENEGKTAILVAINNQFSGIIAVADTLKETTKSAIDELKKMKIRVFMITGDNERTAYAIANQVGIENVLAEVLPQDKAFEVKKLQDNGEIVAFVGDGINDAPALAQSDVGIAIGSGTDVAIESGKIVLIKDDLMDAVSGIQLSKKVMSRIKQNLFWAFAYNSALIPVAAGILYSVNITFRPEYAAFAMAMSSVTIVSLSLMLKGYVPPAKKMNLNK; this comes from the coding sequence ATGGCAAATAAGGCCAAAAAAGCCGAAATCAAAGTTTCAGGGATGAGCTGTGCTACATGTGCTTTGAATATTGAGAAAAGCCTGAAAAACGTTGAGGGCGTGGATGAAGCAAAGGTAAATTTTGGAACCGAACGGGCAACAGTAGAATACAATCCAGAAAAAGTTAAACTCTCTGAACTCGAAAATGCCGTGGAAACTGCAGGTTATGGAGTTATAAATGAAAAAGTCGTTATTAAAATTGGTGGAATGACCTGTGCAATGTGTGTAAAAGCCATTGAAGATGGACTTGGAAGGCTTGATGGAATCAGCAGCGTAAATGTTAATTTAAGTTCCGAAAAAGCTTATGTTAATTACAATCCAAGAATGGTAACTGTTGAAGACATGAAAAACACCATTGAAGACATTGGATACCAGTATCTTGGAATTGAAGGAGAGGAAACAGAAGATCTGGAAGAAAAAGTGCGAATTCAGGACCTAAAGGATAAAAGAAACAGGATGATTGTGGGATTTGGTGTTTCTATTCCTCTTCTGTTAATTATGTTTTTCAATGTTCCTCTTCCGATCCATATGCCTTATTTCATGCTTATAGTTTCAATTATACCATTTATTTACGTTAGTTATCCAATATTCACCGCTGCTTATCGTGCGATTAAAAATAGGGCCTTAAACATGGACGTAATGTATTCAATGGGAATTGGGGTTGCATTTGCTTCCAGCATCCTTGGAACATTCAACATAGTACTTACACCAGAATTCATGTTTTATGAAACTGCTTTAATGCTTGCAGCGTTCTTAACACTGGGCCGATACCTTGAAACACGGGCAATTGGCCGTACATCAACTGCAATTAAAAAATTAGTGGGATTACAGCCAAAAACAGCTGCTGTTATTCGTGAAAATAGAGAAACTGAAATTCCAATTGAAGATGTACAGATAGATGATATTGTTATTGTAAAACCCGGTGAAAAAATTCCTACAGACGGCGAAGTCATTGAAGGGGAAAGTTATGTTGATGAATCTGTAATTACTGGTGAATCTATTCCAGTCATCAAAAATAAGGGTAAATCAGTTATTGGTGGAACTTTTAATCAGAATGGAGTCCTAAAATTTAAAACCACAAAAGTTGGGAAAGATACAGTGCTTTCCCAAATAATTAAACTTGTTGAGGATGCTCAGGGTTCAAGGCCTCCTGTTGAGCGTATTGCTGATAAGGCTGTTACTTATTTCATTCCAACAGTTCTAACCATTGCAATTATTGCTTTTTCAATCTGGTATTTTGTTTATGGAAGTACTTTGCTTCTTGCTTTAACTGTTTTGATTTCTATTCTGGTAATTGCATGTCCATGTGCTCTTGGGCTTGCAACCCCAACTGCAGTGACAGTTGGTATTGGAAGAGGTGCAGAGCTGGGTATTTTAATAAAAGACGGATCAGCACTTGAAACTTCCGAAAAGATCACATCAATATTATTTGATAAAACAGGGACACTTACAAAAGGAAAACCAGAAGTTACAGACATTATAAGTGCAGGATCTGAATCTGCAAATCTATTAAAATATACTGCAAGTGTTGAAAGGAATTCACAACATCCCCTTGCTAAGGCAATTGTTAAAAAAGCTCAGGAAGAAGGAATTAATCCTTTAGAAGGTAAAAATTTCGACACTTTGGGGGGAAAAGGCGTATTTGGAACAATTGATGGGCAGAAAATCCTTGTGGGAAACAGGGCACTTCTTAAGGATAAAAACATAGAAATTACCGATGAAGAGGAGGCTCAAATACTGAAACTTGAAAACGAAGGGAAAACCGCCATTCTCGTAGCAATCAATAACCAGTTTAGCGGTATAATTGCTGTTGCTGACACACTAAAAGAAACAACAAAATCTGCAATTGATGAACTTAAAAAGATGAAAATTAGAGTCTTTATGATTACAGGAGATAATGAAAGGACAGCCTATGCAATTGCAAATCAGGTGGGGATTGAAAATGTTCTTGCCGAAGTACTACCTCAAGACAAAGCATTTGAAGTTAAAAAGCTTCAAGATAATGGTGAAATAGTCGCATTTGTTGGTGACGGGATAAATGACGCCCCTGCACTTGCCCAGTCAGATGTTGGAATCGCCATAGGTAGCGGTACTGATGTTGCAATTGAAAGCGGGAAAATTGTGCTTATTAAAGATGATTTGATGGATGCAGTCTCTGGAATTCAGCTCAGTAAAAAGGTGATGTCACGGATTAAACAAAATTTATTCTGGGCCTTTGCATATAACAGCGCATTAATTCCAGTTGCTGCTGGAATATTATACTCAGTAAATATAACTTTTAGACCAGAATATGCTGCCTTTGCAATGGCCATGAGTTCTGTTACTATTGTTAGTCTCTCTTTGATGCTTAAAGGTTATGTTCCCCCTGCAAAGAAGATGAATCTTAACAAATAA
- a CDS encoding YHS domain-containing protein, giving the protein MAVDPVCKMEVNEDNPKYESEYKGKKYYFCAPACKKMFDENPEEYTEK; this is encoded by the coding sequence ATGGCAGTAGATCCTGTATGTAAAATGGAAGTGAATGAAGATAATCCAAAATATGAAAGCGAATATAAAGGAAAAAAATACTATTTCTGTGCTCCCGCATGTAAAAAAATGTTTGATGAAAATCCAGAAGAATATACAGAAAAATAA
- a CDS encoding sulfurtransferase TusA family protein, protein MADIKIDVKGETCPVPLVEVRKALRKASPGDIVEVTGTHSASKKEIPMAVEALGLELMDITEEDGIWKIKIRR, encoded by the coding sequence ATGGCAGATATTAAAATCGATGTTAAAGGCGAAACATGTCCTGTACCCCTGGTTGAAGTTCGCAAAGCGTTGCGAAAAGCTTCCCCTGGTGATATAGTGGAAGTTACAGGGACACATTCGGCTTCCAAAAAAGAAATACCTATGGCTGTTGAAGCTTTAGGTCTGGAATTAATGGATATCACCGAAGAAGACGGAATATGGAAAATTAAAATCCGGAGATAG